Proteins from a genomic interval of Kitasatospora herbaricolor:
- a CDS encoding urease subunit beta, giving the protein MLYGEGEIGLNAGLPVTRLIAVNTADRPVQVGSHYHFAEANPGLEFDRPAAHGRRLNIPAGTAVRFEPGIPVEIQLVPIGGRREVAGLRGETGGPLDA; this is encoded by the coding sequence GTGCTGTACGGCGAGGGCGAGATCGGCCTCAATGCCGGCCTGCCCGTGACCCGGCTGATCGCGGTGAACACCGCCGACCGGCCCGTCCAGGTCGGCTCGCACTACCACTTCGCCGAGGCCAACCCCGGGCTGGAGTTCGACCGGCCGGCCGCGCACGGCCGGCGGCTGAACATCCCGGCCGGCACCGCCGTCCGCTTCGAGCCGGGCATCCCGGTGGAGATCCAACTCGTCCCGATCGGCGGCCGGCGCGAGGTCGCCGGGCTGCGCGGTGAGACCGGAGGGCCGCTCGATGCCTGA